The genomic DNA GGCATGCCCGTCGTGATTCAAAACTCGGGCGCGAACGTGCTGATCCAGAACGCCGTCATCGTGCATGTGCAGATGAACTGACCTGGGTGGCCACCATGCAACTGCCCCTGCTTTCGATCGCGCTGCTGCTTGGCGCGGCCACTGCGGCATCCGCGCAGTCGGCCTATTTCCCCTCCACGGGTGCCGGCGACGTGACCCTGCCCGTGACCAGCATCAAGCAGGCGCGCCTGGCTGGCACGTTGCTACAGAAGTTCGATTTCAGCTGCGGCTCGGCGGCCATCGCCACGCTGCTGACCCACCACTACGGCACACCGATCGACGAACAGACGGTGTTCACCCAGATGTACGCCCATGGCGACCAGGCCAAGATCCAGCGCGAAGGCTTTTCCTTGCTCGACATGAAGCGCTTTCTGGCCAGTCTCGGCTTCGAAGCCGACGGGTTCCAGCAGCCCATCGACAAGCTGCTGGAGGCACGCATTCCCGCCATCGTGCTGGTCAACGAAAACGGCTACCAGCATTTCGTCGTGGTCAAGGGCCTGCAAGGCGACCGCGTGCTGGTGGGCGATCCAGCGCAGGGCACACGCGCGCTCTCGCGCGAGGATTTCGAATCCCTGTGGCAAAGCAAACTGCTGTTTGTCATCCACAACCGGATGGATTCCGCACGCTTTAACCTTGCCACCGACTGGCGCGTGGCACCGCGCGCGCCCATTGACGGCGACGTGGCGCGGGCCGGCTTTAATGGCTTTGCCCTGCAAAAGCAGGGGCCAGGAGACTTCTGATGCCTAACCTGCATCTCCGTGTGAAAACGGCCTCAGCCACCATGCGGGCAATTGCGCAACTGAGCCTGCTGGGAACGCTTACGGTCAGTGCCCATGCAGCCCCCCCGGCACAAGACAAGTTCTGGATGGCCGTGGGCGACCAGACGCTGGACTCACTGCGTGGCGGCTTCAACATGGGCCATGGGCTAATGGTGTCGTTCGGCATCTCCCGAGCGGTATACATCAACGGTGCCCTGATCACAGAAACCACGCTCAACGTCGGCCGAATGGCAGACCTCACGCCAGCGCAGGCGACCCAGCTAGGCCAGAAGCTGACGTCCCTCAGCCTGGTGCAAAACGGACCGGACAACACCTTTGCGTCCGGCCCCTCGACAACCACCACCGGTGCCAAGGGCCCCACGGTTACCACCATCGCTGGCAGCACCGCAGGCACGCTGATACAGAACTCCCTGAACAACCAGCAGATCCGCTACCAGACCATCATCAACACCAGCAGCAACGGGCTGGGCATGGTGCGGGCCATGAACCTGAACAGCACGCTGACCGAGGCAATCCAACAAAACATTGGTCAGCGTTGACCATGAATATCAACGCAATCAAGCTGAACCGATGGATGGAAAAGCGCATACAGCTATATTTTCAATAGCACCATGTACGTCTCATCACCAGCCTCTCAATCCACCGTTTCACGTTGGCCATGTCTCTCCGGCTCCCTTGAATCGCGCCGTCCCTTGCAAGGACCGCCCCGCTGCAATCGGCACTCATGTGACAGGCACTGAAGTTGCTGAAAGCCCCTGAATTGCGTCCGCGCAACTCAATCCTTGACCTTGTTTCTATCCACTCAGGAGGCGTTATGAAGAAGACACTTGTGGCTTCGGCCATGGCAGTTGCATTTGGCATCAGTGGCGTGGCTTTTGCCAGCTCCACGAACCAGACCACCGACCAGACCACCGTAACTGGGGACAACAGCAACACCAGCGAAAGCACCAGCATCAGCAATGACAACAACAGTCGCGCCTACACCGACAACAGCTCCAAAACCAGCACGCGAAACAGCAACGACAACATTGCCATCACGCGTAACACAGACCGCACTGACAACAGCGTCAACAAGCGCTCGGGCGCTGCCACAGCCGAAGGTGCCCGTTCTGCGGTGATGAGCAATGGCTCCACAGGCAGCTTCACCGACGCGTTCAACATGTCCAAAGCCACCGCCATCAGCAGCCTCAGTGGCGTGGTCACGGGCAACAGGGTGCATAACATTGGCAACACCGCCTACAACAACGGCAATGCCAACGGCGGCAAGGCCTATGGCGCCGACGGTGGCAAGGGCTCGGGCGGCGATGCCAAGGGTGTGGGCCGTGGCGGATCCGGCGGCGAAGGCGACGGCGGCAAGGGGGGATCAGGTGGCTACGCTTCCAATGGCAAGGTCAGCAACGGCGATGCCCGCAATGGCGACTCCAACGCCGGCGACGGTGGCAAGGGTTACGGCGGACGCGCCAGTGGCGGCGACAGCAGCGGCCCTGCTTATGCTAGTGGCAAAGGCTATGGCAATGGCGGCGGCAGCGGCTCGGCCAACGGCGGAAACAACCAAGGCCTGCCTACTGATGGCGAAACCCCTGCCATCGCCGCGAGTGCCGTGGGCGGCTCAGGCGGAAACGGAGGAACCACCGGCAATGGCGGCGCCTCCAACAGCACCGGCAACGGTGGCACTGCCTCCAGTAATGCTGGCGCCAGCAACCGCACGGCAGGTGCGGGCACCGGTGGCGCTGGCGGCACAAGCACCAATGGCAGCGCCACCAACGGCGACGCCACCAACGGCTCCAACACCGCTGGCAATGGTGGCGCTGGCGGCAATGGCACCGGCGGCAACGGTGGCGCCGGCAACGGAGGTGTCAACACCGCAGGTGCAGGCACGGGCGGCGCCGGCCAGGGCGGCATAGGCGGCGCGGGCGGAACCAACACCGTGAGCGCTGGCACGTTCAACATGTCCAACACCATGACCAGCGTCGGTCAGTCGGCTGCGGGCATCATGGTCGCCAGCCAGAACAGCGGCATTGCTTCGCTGGTGCAGCAAAGCGTAAACGTGCAGGCCAACCTGGCTGTGGGTGCAAGCACCTCCACCGCAGCCACGGCCCGGTAAAGGAGTCAAGGGAAACGCGACCTGCGACCGCGCAGCGCGCCCGTGTCCACGCACGGCTGCGCGGTACCTGTTGCCCCTACCCTTGTTCGAAGATAGTTTCACGCCCCTGATGGCATGGGCACGGGTAAATATGCGAAATAGGCATCGCTGATCCATCTCCAACCGCTCGGACTGTCGAAGCCGTGGCGTGCGGGAGGCTTTCGACAGGCTCATGCGAAACAGGTTGAGGGTCGCGTGTTTAGGAGCGGCCCTTCGACGGACTCGGGGCGAGCGGGGATGGAGAGCAGCGAACATGGCGGAAGGCAGCGCTGCGTCCAGGGATGGCATGCAAGGCCTGGTGTGGGTCCTCCCACGCACAGCCGCAGAACCGGCCTCAGACCTTCCGGATCAGGCAGCGCCGGGG from Acidovorax sp. T1 includes the following:
- a CDS encoding C39 family peptidase; the encoded protein is MQLPLLSIALLLGAATAASAQSAYFPSTGAGDVTLPVTSIKQARLAGTLLQKFDFSCGSAAIATLLTHHYGTPIDEQTVFTQMYAHGDQAKIQREGFSLLDMKRFLASLGFEADGFQQPIDKLLEARIPAIVLVNENGYQHFVVVKGLQGDRVLVGDPAQGTRALSREDFESLWQSKLLFVIHNRMDSARFNLATDWRVAPRAPIDGDVARAGFNGFALQKQGPGDF